A stretch of DNA from Sphingomonas ginkgonis:
GAATTTCGTCGCCAATCCGCTTCCGCCCATCGTCCGCCAGTGCAACAGCCGGAGGTCATGATCGTTCTTCCCGAGGGCTAGTCACAGCCTCACCGGAAGGAATTGCCATGATCAAGCGAGCCTTGTTTGCCGTCGCTCTGGGAGGTCTCGTCGCATCCGCCGCCTCTGCACAGCAGAACATGCCGAGTGGAAGTAGCAGTTCGCAGCCGACCACCACCACCGTTCCGCCGCCGATCACCACGCCCAGTAGCCCGTCGACCAGCGCGCCGGACCCGAGCATGCCGCCGGACATGGGCAACATGAACAGCTCCACGCCGGACATGAATACCCCGGGCGCCGGAATGTCGAGCAGCCCGACCATGTCCAGCCACCGGATGATGGCCAGAAGCCATCGCAGTTCGTCGCGCCACTGCACGACCCACATGCGGCACGGCAAGAAGGTGCGGAGCTGCAGCACCCGCCACCGCTAGACTGGCGATCAGACCGTCGGCGGCGGGAGGTTGAACCCGCCGCCGCTCTCCGCCATATGCGCGTCCGGGAGTCGGGCGGACGGGCTTGTCGCCAACCTGGTCAGGTCCGGAAGGAAGCAGCCACAACGATTTCGGTCCGGGTCGTTCCGGCTCCCACCCTCCACGATAATGACGGCCCGCCGTTACGCTGGAACGGCCCGCGTTCAGCGCTTACATCCGAGCCGATGAACGACGAATCGCCCGGGCTCGGGCTTGATCTTCCGGAACCTGCCGCACCGGCCGCCGCGTCGCCCTACCGGGTGCTCGCCCGCAAATATCGTCCGCAGAACTTCCACGAGCTGATCGGCCAGGATGCCATGGTCCGGACGCTGGGCAACGCGATCGCCTCGGGGCGGATCGCCCATGCCTTCCTGCTGACCGGCGTCCGCGGGGTAGGCAAGACCTCGACCGCGCGGCTGGTCGCCAAGGCGCTCAACTGCATCGGCCCGGACGGGCAGGGTGGGCCGACGATCGATCCCTGCGGGGTCTGCGAGCCGTGCCGGGCGATCACGGAGGGCCGCTTCATCGACGTCATCGAGATGGACGCCGCCTCCAACACCGGGGTCGACGACGTCCGCGAGATCATCGAGAGCGTGCGCTACGCGGCGGTCTCGGCGCGCTACAAGATCTACATCATCGACGAAGTGCACATGCTCACCAAGAACGCCTTCAACGCGCTGTTGAAGACGCTTGAGGAGCCGCCGCCGCACGTGAAGTTCCTGTTCGCCACCACCGAGGTCGCCAAGGTGCCGGTGACGGTCCTCTCGCGCTGCCAGCGCTTCGACCTTCGGCGAATCCCCGCCGAGGCCCTCGCGGCCCATTTCGCGCGGGTCGCCGCGGCCGAGCAGATCGACGTCGAGCCCGAGGCACTCGCCGTGGTCGCCCGCGCGGCCGAGGGATCCGCCCGCGACGGCCTGTCGATACTCGACCAGGCAATCGCGCACGGCTCGGGAACGATCACGGCGACCGAGGTTAGGCAGATGCTCGGCCTCGCCGACCGAGGCCGGGTGCGTGACCTGTTCGCCGCCTTGCTCGCGGGCGACGCAGGCGCGGTGCTCGGCCAGCTGGACGAAGCCTATTCGCTGGGGATCGACCCGGCCTCGCTGATGCGAGGGTTGATGGAGACGGTTCACACGGTGACCCGCGCCAAGGCGGGCGGCGCCGGTGACGTGCTCCAGTCGGCCGAGGAGCGCGAGGCCGCGGGCGAGTGGGCCGGGCGGCTCGGATGGGCCGTGCTGCACCGGCTCTGGCAGATGATGCTCAAGGGCCTTTCCGACATCGGCCAGGCGCCCGACCCGCACGAGGCCGCCGCGATGGCGCTGCTGCGCCTGGTCCATGCCGCCGAGCTGCCCGATCCTGCGGCCGTTCTCGGCCGACTGCAGAACGGAGAAGCGGTCGCGGCGGTGCTCTCGCGACAGGCTTCCGCCCCGGCGTCGGCGCCGGTCGCCGAGGTTCGTCCCGCCGCCCCTCCGCCGGTCGAGCCGGCCCAGCCACGAAACCTCCGCGAAGTCATCGAACTGGTCGAGAAAGAGGGACGGGCGCTGTTAGCGCAGCAGCTCCACGACCAGGTCGGGCTGGTGAGGCTCGCGCCGGGCGAGCTGGTCGTCCACCCCCAGCGGCCGCTCGGCTCGGACTGGGCGCGCGATCTCGCCGCGGTGCTGAAGGCGGCCAGCGGCTCCACCTGGGCCGTCAGCCTATCGGACGATGCCGCCGAGCCCTCGCTGCTCGACCAAGATCGGATCGCCGAACAGCGCGCCCGGGATGCCGTGCTGGCGGAACCAATGGTGGCAGCAGTGTTTGCATCTTTTCCGGACGCCACGCTAACGTCCATCATCGCCAAAGAGGCCTGACGACCATGCCTGAAATGCCAGACTTCAACGCCATCATGGAAATGGCCCAGAACGCCCAGGCTGAGTTGCAGAAGGCTCAGGACAATCTCGACAAGATCGAGGTCGAGGGAAGCGCCGGTGGCGGACTGGTCAAGGTGCGCGCGAGTGCCAAGGGACGCATCATCGCGGTCGACATCGACGAGAGCCTGCTGCAACCGTCCGAGAAGACGATGGTCGAGGACCTCGTTGCGGCCGCGCTGAACGACGCTCGTTCCAAGGCGGACGCCGCCGCCGGCGACGAGATGCAGAAGATCAGCGCGGGCATCCCGGTACCCCCCGGGTTTAAACTGCCGTTCTAAACTTTCCGGCTGAAATCAGCCAATTTTCTTCTTGCTTGTGCGGTGATCCCGCTCCAATTTGAACCCGCTTGGGTTCAAAATTGGGAGAGAAACCGTGCTGCGCCTCGGGGCGATGCAGGAATGGCCGCTGCGCCTGATGCGGCTGGTCGATCATGCCGAGCGTGCCAACGCCCGCCAAGAGATCGTGTCTTCCTGGCCGGATGGACGGGTGACCCGCACCAGCTGGGGGCAAGTCGCGCACGATGCCCGGCGGATGGCGCAGGCACTCCAGCGGCTGGGCATGCGCAAGGGCGACCGGATCGCGACCCTGGCGATGAACCATGATCGCCACCTCGTCGGCTGGTACGGCGCGGCCGGGATGGGCGGCGTCCTTCACACCCTCAATCCTCGCCTCTCGGACGAGCACCTCGTCTTCATCGCCAACCATGCCGAGGACCGGGTCCTCGTGTACGACCGCAGCTTCGCGCCGCTCGTGTCGCGGCTGAAGCCGTTCTGGCGGACGATCGAGCATTACATCTGCTTCGATGACGAGTTCCCGGCCTGGCTCGACGCCGAGACGGGCGATTACGCCTGGGTGGGCGGCGACGAGCGCGACCCCTGCGGCCTCTGCTACACCAGCGGGACGACCGGCGAGCCCAAGGGCGTGCTCTACGAGCACCGCTCGACCGTCCTCCACGCGCTGGCCGAGATCCAGCCCGACTGCTTCGACCTGTCGGCCCGCTCCGTGGTGGCGCCGATCGTTCCCATGTTCCACGCCAATGCGTGGGGCATTCCGTGGGCGGCGCCGCTGACCGGCTGCAAGCTCGTCCTTTCGGCGGACTTCGATCCCGGCCGGATCGCCGAGCTGTTCCGGGAGGAGGCCGTCACACACAGCGCCGCGGTCCCGACCGTCTGGCTCGAGATGATCAAGCATGTCGAGGAAACGGGGGCCAGCCTCGGATCGCTGGAGAAGGTCACAATCGGCGGTTCGGCAGCGCCGCGCGCGATGATCGACTGGTTCCGCCGCCGCGGGATCACGGTCGGCCATGCCTGGGGAATGACCGAGCTGTCGCCAATTGGCACGCTCGCCGGGCCGCCTGCCGAATGGGACATGATGACCGATATCGAGCAGCTCGACTATGCCGCCCGGCAGGGGCGGACGCTGTTCGGGGTCGAGCTCCGCACCGTCGATGACCAGGGCCGCGAACTGCCGCGTGACGGGGTCAGCAGCGGCATGCTTCAGGCGCGCGGCGCCTGGGTGGTCCAGCGCTACTTTAAGGCTCCGGCCGACGCTATCGACGCGGACGGCTGGTTCGACACCGGCGACGTCGCCACGCTCCACCCCGACGGCTCGATGCAGATCACCGACCGGGCCAAGGACGTCATTAAGTCCGGGGGCGAGTGGATCAGCTCGATCGAGCTGGAGAATGCGGCGGTGGGCTGCCCGGGCGTGGCCGAGGCCGCCGCGATCGGTCTTCCGCATCCCAAGTGGGACGAGCGCCCCTTGCTCTGCATCGTCCGTCAGCCGGAGAGCCGGCTGTCCGAGGCGCAGGTCCGCGCGCATCTCGTCGGCCGGATCCCGCGCTGGTGGCTGCCCGACGCGATCGAGTTCGTCGACTCGCTGCCGCACACCGCCACGGGGAAGCTCAGCAAGAAGGATCTTCGCGAGCAGTTCGCCGACTATGTGTTCCCCGGCGCCGAGCGGATGATCGGGCGCGCCTAGGCGCAGCCGCATGGAACTGGAAAAAGCGCTTCGCATCTCCTAAGTGCGGCGGCGAAATCCCACATCATCCAAGGATCATGCGACCCCATGGCCGCCCAATACAGCTATGTGATGAAGGGTCTCACCAAGACCTTCCCCGGCGCTCCCAAGCCGGTGCTCAACGGCATCCACCTGCAATTTTATCCCGATGCCAAGATCGGGATCGTCGGCCCGAACGGCACCGGCAAGTCGACCCTGATGAAGATCATGGCCGGCCGCGACACCGAATTCTCGGGCGAGGCATGGCCGGGCACGAACATCACCGTCGGCTATCTCGAGCAGGAGCCTCAGCTCGACGAGACGAAGACGGTCATGGAGAATGTTCGCGAGGGTGTGAAGCCGATCGTGACCATGATGGATCGCTTCAACGAAATCTCGATGCTGATGGCCGATCCGCCGGCGGACGCGGATTTCGACGCGCTGATGGGCGAAATGGGCGAGCTTCAGGAGAAGATCGACGCGGTCGACGGCTGGACCCTCGACAACCAGCTCGAGATCGCGATGGACGCGCTCCGCTGTCCGCCGGGCGACAGTCAGGTCACCAATCTGTCGGGCGGTGAGAAGCGCCGCGTCGCGCTCACCCGCCTGCTGCTCGAGAAGCCGGACATCCTGCTGCTCGACGAGCCGACCAACCATCTCGACGCCGAGAGCGTTCAGTGGCTCGAGAAGCATCTGGTCGACTACAAGGGCAACGTCATCCTCGTCACCCACGACCGCTACTTCCTCGACAATGTGGTGAACTGGATCCTCGAGCTCGATCGCGGAAAATACTTCATCTACGAAGGCAACTACTCCACCTACCTCGACAAGAAGGCCAAGCGCCTCGAGCAGGAGGAGCGCGAGGACGAGGGACGCCAGAAGGCGATCAAGGAAGAGCTCGAATGGATCCGGCAGAGCCCCAAAGCGCGTCAGACCAAGTCCAAGGCCCGCATCAAGGCGTTCGACGCGCTGGTCGAAGCGTCGGAGAAGCGCGTCGTCGGCAAGGCGCAGATCGTTATCCAGACGCCCGAGCGGCTGGGCGGCAAGGTCATCGAGGCCTCGGGACTCAGCAAGGCTTATGGCG
This window harbors:
- the ettA gene encoding energy-dependent translational throttle protein EttA, with the protein product MAAQYSYVMKGLTKTFPGAPKPVLNGIHLQFYPDAKIGIVGPNGTGKSTLMKIMAGRDTEFSGEAWPGTNITVGYLEQEPQLDETKTVMENVREGVKPIVTMMDRFNEISMLMADPPADADFDALMGEMGELQEKIDAVDGWTLDNQLEIAMDALRCPPGDSQVTNLSGGEKRRVALTRLLLEKPDILLLDEPTNHLDAESVQWLEKHLVDYKGNVILVTHDRYFLDNVVNWILELDRGKYFIYEGNYSTYLDKKAKRLEQEEREDEGRQKAIKEELEWIRQSPKARQTKSKARIKAFDALVEASEKRVVGKAQIVIQTPERLGGKVIEASGLSKAYGDKLLFEDLSFNLPPGGIVGVIGPNGAGKSTLFKLITGQEQPDNGSIAVGETVHLGYVDQSRDALDPKKNVWEEISGGHDLMTVGKHEMQTRAYVGAFNFKGVDQQKKVGQLSGGERNRVHIAKMLKEGGNVLLLDEPTNDLDVETLRALEDALENFAGCAVVISHDRFFLDRLATHILAFEGDSHVEWFEGNFEAYEEDKRRRMGPEADRPHRMSYKKLTR
- a CDS encoding long-chain fatty acid--CoA ligase, translating into MQEWPLRLMRLVDHAERANARQEIVSSWPDGRVTRTSWGQVAHDARRMAQALQRLGMRKGDRIATLAMNHDRHLVGWYGAAGMGGVLHTLNPRLSDEHLVFIANHAEDRVLVYDRSFAPLVSRLKPFWRTIEHYICFDDEFPAWLDAETGDYAWVGGDERDPCGLCYTSGTTGEPKGVLYEHRSTVLHALAEIQPDCFDLSARSVVAPIVPMFHANAWGIPWAAPLTGCKLVLSADFDPGRIAELFREEAVTHSAAVPTVWLEMIKHVEETGASLGSLEKVTIGGSAAPRAMIDWFRRRGITVGHAWGMTELSPIGTLAGPPAEWDMMTDIEQLDYAARQGRTLFGVELRTVDDQGRELPRDGVSSGMLQARGAWVVQRYFKAPADAIDADGWFDTGDVATLHPDGSMQITDRAKDVIKSGGEWISSIELENAAVGCPGVAEAAAIGLPHPKWDERPLLCIVRQPESRLSEAQVRAHLVGRIPRWWLPDAIEFVDSLPHTATGKLSKKDLREQFADYVFPGAERMIGRA
- a CDS encoding DNA polymerase III subunit gamma/tau, whose amino-acid sequence is MNDESPGLGLDLPEPAAPAAASPYRVLARKYRPQNFHELIGQDAMVRTLGNAIASGRIAHAFLLTGVRGVGKTSTARLVAKALNCIGPDGQGGPTIDPCGVCEPCRAITEGRFIDVIEMDAASNTGVDDVREIIESVRYAAVSARYKIYIIDEVHMLTKNAFNALLKTLEEPPPHVKFLFATTEVAKVPVTVLSRCQRFDLRRIPAEALAAHFARVAAAEQIDVEPEALAVVARAAEGSARDGLSILDQAIAHGSGTITATEVRQMLGLADRGRVRDLFAALLAGDAGAVLGQLDEAYSLGIDPASLMRGLMETVHTVTRAKAGGAGDVLQSAEEREAAGEWAGRLGWAVLHRLWQMMLKGLSDIGQAPDPHEAAAMALLRLVHAAELPDPAAVLGRLQNGEAVAAVLSRQASAPASAPVAEVRPAAPPPVEPAQPRNLREVIELVEKEGRALLAQQLHDQVGLVRLAPGELVVHPQRPLGSDWARDLAAVLKAASGSTWAVSLSDDAAEPSLLDQDRIAEQRARDAVLAEPMVAAVFASFPDATLTSIIAKEA
- a CDS encoding YbaB/EbfC family nucleoid-associated protein, producing the protein MPDFNAIMEMAQNAQAELQKAQDNLDKIEVEGSAGGGLVKVRASAKGRIIAVDIDESLLQPSEKTMVEDLVAAALNDARSKADAAAGDEMQKISAGIPVPPGFKLPF